One Solanum lycopersicum chromosome 2, SLM_r2.1 genomic region harbors:
- the LOC101250082 gene encoding pentatricopeptide repeat-containing protein At1g71420, with protein sequence MLRLKRITSVDSSFLRLFTTPAIYELNFTLQKLEVQPTHHHLQQLLLSHFSNTNNISSYSSQTYATLFHACARLHRLDVGRKLHHHYTLSPHLITPQLYTINHLLNMYAKCGDLEYAHHLFDQMLHKNMVSWTCLISAYAQYGKTDQCFRLFNNMLTHYTPNDFAYASVLSVCGCSSSSRGRQVHALVVKTGFHTCVYVCNTLIAMYSRNGGSDEAWKVFNDMEFRNIVSWNTMIALFQMCGQGDKAMSFFSSMHRDSCLGFDRATLVSVLSSLLGMEEIDFSWGLRSCFQLHSVGVKTGLILDVGIVTALVKAYSILQGEVSDCYKLFLETNGCQDLMLWTEIIVAFSERDPEKAILLFGQLLREGLSLDSYAFSIALKACAGLLTDRNALIVHCKVIKSGFVDALVLGNALIHAYARCGSISRASQVFEEMRYRDIVTWNSMLKAYALHGKANEALGLYGKMDVKPDAATFVALLSACSHAGMVQEGIQIFDAMFAKHGIVPQLEHYACIVDIVGRAGHIFQAEKIIKEMPMQPDYVVWSAFLGACRKHRESGLAQIAASQLKELDPENSLGYVLMSNVYCSNHSFNEAGHIRKQMRGLGVTKQPGLSWADLG encoded by the coding sequence ATGCTACGTCTCAAAAGAATCACAAGCGTCGACTCCTCCTTCCTTAGATTATTCACAACTCCCGCCATTTATGAATTGAATTTCACCCTCCAAAAGCTCGAGGTTCAACCCACACACCACCACCTACAACAACTTTTGCTTTCTCATTTCTCAAATACAAATAACATTTCTTCATATTCTTCACAAACATACGCCACACTCTTCCACGCCTGTGCTCGTCTTCATCGTCTCGACGTTGGCCGAAAACTCCACCACCACTACACACTTTCCCCTCACCTAATCACACCACAACTCTACACCATCAATCATCTCCTCAATATGTATGCTAAATGCGGTGATCTAGAATATGCACACCACCTGTTCGATCAAATGCTCCACAAAAACATGGTTTCCTGGACTTGTCTTATTTCCGCCTACGCTCAATATGGAAAAACTGATCAATGTTTTCGATTATTTAACAACATGTTAACTCATTATACCCCTAATGACTTTGCTTATGCTAGTGTTCTATCTGTTTGTGGTTGTAGCTCATCATCGCGTGGTAGGCAAGTGCACGCGCTTGTAGTTAAAACTGGTTTTCATACGTGTGTTTATGTGTGTAATACTTTGATTGCAATGTACTCGAGGAACGGTGGAAGTGATGAGGCTTGGAAGGTTTTTAATGATATGGAGTTTCGGAATATTGTTTCGTGGAATACAATGATAGCCTTGTTTCAAATGTGTGGACAAGGTGATAAGGCTATGAGCTTTTTCTCTTCAATGCATCGTGATAGTTGTTTGGGGTTTGATCGAGCTACTCTTGTTAGTGTACTTTCTTCTCTATTAGGAATGGAGGAAATTGATTTTTCCTGGGGTCTTCGAAGTTGCTTTCAATTGCATAGTGTTGGTGTGAAAACAGGGCTTATACTAGATGTTGGCATTGTGACTGCTTTGGTGAAAGCTTATTCGATTCTCCAGGGAGAGGTTAGTGATTGTTACAAATTGTTTCTGGAAACAAATGGATGTCAAGATCTTATGTTGTGGACTGAAATAATTGTGGCATTTTCGGAAAGGGATCCTGAGAAAGCTATTCTCCTTTTTGGTCAGTTGCTCCGAGAGGGGTTAAGTTTAGATAGTTATGCTTTTTCTATTGCACTGAAAGCTTGTGCGGGACTCTTGACAGATAGAAATGCCTTGATAGTGCACTGTAAAGTGATTAAATCTGGTTTTGTGGATGCTCTAGTACTTGGAAATGCATTAATTCATGCATATGCAAGGTGTGGCTCAATATCTCGGGCCAGTCAGGTTTTTGAGGAGATGAGGTACAGAGATATAGTGACATGGAATTCCATGTTGAAGGCTTATGCATTGCATGGCAAAGCAAATGAAGCATTGGGACTTTACGGTAAAATGGATGTGAAACCTGATGCAGCCACTTTTGTTGCTCTGCTTTCAGCTTGCAGCCATGCTGGAATGGTGCAAGAAGGGATTCAAATTTTTGATGCTATGTTTGCAAAACACGGTATTGTTCCTCAACTCGAGCATTATGCATGTATAGTTGATATTGTTGGCCGAGCAGGTCATATTTTTCAGGcggagaaaataataaaagaaatgccCATGCAACCAGATTATGTGGTGTGGAGTGCATTTCTTGGAGCATGCCGCAAACATCGTGAATCTGGGCTTGCCCAAATAGCTGCATCTCAGTTGAAAGAGTTAGATCCAGAAAATTCATTAGGATATGTACTCATGTCTAATGTATACTGCTCAAACCATAGCTTCAATGAAGCAGGTCATATTAGGAAGCAAATGAGAGGGCTTGGTGTTACAAAGCAGCCTGGGTTGAGTTGGGCAGATCTTGGTTAA
- the LOC101268545 gene encoding nuclear cap-binding protein subunit 2 produces MASLFKDLAKISAYRDRRFPGTQEEFEDALLRSITVYVGNMSFYTTEEQVYELFSRAGEIKKIVMGLDKNSKTPCGFCFIMYYSRDDAEDSVKYISGTILDDRPIRVDFDWGFQEGRQWGRGRSGGQVRDEYRTDYDPGRGGYGKLVQKELEAQRQLVDYGTGSLGAYPPVMPPPHYGRHNGGNHGRGGSYRHGRDYHRKRHREDDHHRPDYPKRTYERESRRNSDHESRPEKNPRFRESGDSDEEDDDDRKRRT; encoded by the exons ATGGCTTCTTTGTTCAAG GATTTAGCCAAGATTTCAGCTTATAGGGACAGAAGATTTCCAGGAACACAAGAAGAATTTGAAGATGCTTTGTTAAGGTCGATAACTGTTTATGTCGGGAACATGTCTTTCTACACAACAGAGGAACAAGTATATGAGCTGTTCTCTCGTGCTGGAGAGATTAAAAAGATAGTGATGGGTTTGGATAAGAATTCCAAAACTCCTTGTGGATTCTGCTTTATAAT GTACTACTCTAGAGACGACGCTGAAGACTCTGTCAAATATATCAGTGGAACAATTCTTGATGATCGCCCTATTCGTGTTGATTTTGATTGGGGATTTCAAGAAGGTAGGCAATGGGGCCGTGGTAGGAGTGGTGGACAG GTACGCGATGAATATCGTACTGACTATGATCCAG GTCGAGGTGGTTATGGAAAATTGGTCCAAAAGGAATTGGAAGCACAAAGGCAGCTAGTGGATTATGGTACAGGATCGTTGGGCGCGTACCCACCAGTTATGCCGCCACCTCACT ATGGTAGACATAATGGTGGAAACCATGGTCGTGGAGGCTCTTATCGACATGGTAGAG ACTATCATCGCAAGCGACACAGGGAAGATGACCACCATCGGCCAGATTATCCAAAGAGGACTTATGAGCGTGAATCTAGGAGAAACTCTGATCATGAATCTAGACCG GAAAAGAATCCGCGTTTCCGTGAGAGTGGTGATTCTGATgaagaggatgatgatgataggAAGCGGCGTACCTAG